The Rosa rugosa chromosome 1, drRosRugo1.1, whole genome shotgun sequence genomic sequence CGACCTCACCCTCCAACCTCTTCACCTCGGCTAATCTAGCGACAGATTCCCGCTGAAGGATCTCAATTTTCTTGTCCTTAGCAGCCGCCCGATCCTGCAGCAGagacatgtcttgctccagcttggagacatgatcaTTCCGCTCTACGTCTCCCTGAATGGCGACggccagcttgccgcgggcatccGCTACATCACAGTCTGCCTTGGTCAGGCGCCGCTCCAcgtccgccagcctgtccttggcctcccccagctccctcCGGAGACCCTTcatctcctccctgagctcccgctcGACCCGGGGCTGTTTCGACGCTGCCACAAACATTTCATGCAGTCCAACCGAGAGATGGCCAAAGGCCAAgctgaagggcgattggtcaacgGCGGTTGAGCGGacaatccccgctaggccgccaaatcCGAGCTGCTCACAGAGATGgtagagaaattcccgctcatcGTCAGTCAGGAACTCTGCGTAAGCGGCGAAAGAGTCCAGGTCGCTTGCGGGCACCTCTCTCTCAGCGGCCACGGGCACCTTGAGCGGAGCCTGTCttgccctcttctgctggcgggccccaatgGTCTCCGCATCATCCCCTTCCTCTTCCCCGCTGGAGTCATTTTGGCGGCGCCTTCGCTGAAGCACCCGTGTGCTTCCAGCGGGAGCAGGCCTTGATCCCTTCAGCGGTGGCTCCAACCCCGCAACGGTGACTGTCTCCAACGACGGCACCACTTTCTCCTTGTGTGCCCCACGCCGAATGGCGGGCACTCTCTCTTTCTGTGGCACGGGTGCAGAAGGGCCCTTACTCCCGCCGGCAGCCCCACTACCCACGCCagtccccgcctgaacgacaggCGAACCGTCGCCACCAAGatgagagtggtgcggcataggtagcaccacgggaacctcggactggctgaGCGCCAGTGTTTTCGGATTAACGACCATCTGCTGAGCCGCCAGCCCGGAAGcgtacatgctctccaaaaaatTGTCGATCTCAGCACGATCCATAGCCTTGGCAAAAGCGTCGCagctcgctttgttacccggcggagattctaaaaaaaaaaaaacgacttaGCCTGAGACAAGCTGAACTAAGGCACAAGACAACGGAGATTGCTTACCAATGGCACGAGTCaattgttgatcgaccaacaactcccaaccagtaAGGAGATGAAGGTCCAGCAGGTTGCGATTCAGCCAGCAACCTTTGAtgcgtgccacgcgacactcttcttcacgagtcaggttatagcgcaggcccgctacaaaaaaaaaaaaaaaaaaaaaggagaaccGTTAGTACAAAGTACAAGGACTGTCACAAGAAAAATCACCAATTTTGGTCAGCGGAGACCGacaaacaacctcggataggctgaaactccgatttaatcctaaatgtcggctccCTCTCATTGGACCCCGCTTGAtattcccaccccgccgtggcaaTACAGAAGGTACCCCGCCAGCAAGACATGGAATCCTTCAGGTTCTCAGtcagcttgggcgccccctggcggcgactcaagttcacttgccctcgacaaccttggcgcttcacgtacaccagctcgtagaagtgtagcacctccgccacagttggtccctcacaaccggacaagcGCCACAATGAGTTCATCGCCATcattaaccgccacatgttggggaaAATCTGCCCAAAGggaggccaaactcgcacacaaGGATTTGGAGGTTTGGCAATAGCGGaaacgtcactccttggcggaagatCGCCTCATGCACGACGGCATACCACGCTGGCAGGATCGAGGCCCTCTCGTCCTTTGTCGGCGGGCGCAACTTCACTACGCCTGGCAACCGATACATCCGCTTCAACCGATTGATGGCAGCAACGATCAtcggccctcccgcctcgtcaacatGGGTGCCGTCGtggaggacccacgctgactcagtaTCCTCCCCCTCCACCTCTCCCCCATCAGCGGAGCCGCTAGCACCACTATTACTTGCCAATCGCACCTCACGCCTATTTCGGGCAGCGGCAGCCTCCCCcaccctagaactctctggacaaggagcacgacccatagctacttcccaaggtctggtttgtagcggctcgatctctagcggttctggcagtgaggttcctgcatgggcagacggatgcaacgagtcaataaaaatcctatccgccacgctgaacgacacgtcatacccggagtcctcactgctcgaaatttctacgacgttagccatcccaaaccctaaaacccaaattagTCAGTTCACACaagatctaacctatccctatatcagtgGCATcaaagaacatcaagaacaattacccagaaaatgccaaaacaagaacaaaaagcactcaacccagattcgaccatctagcaaatccctaaacaccaactctctgccaaacaccataacccacccccaaagtTCACTTTAAACCCTCGGAACACACCGAGGGAGAACAGATCAtaccccaaaaacaaaaacaaccaaacccagaaactgaCAGTAGAAAGCACGGATCTAATGAAACAGGAATGGGATTCgagataccaacctcaaaggtGAAAACGCTGGTGTGATCGAGAGCACTTGTATTCACTGCTGAAGATTTCGTCCTCCCAGGTTCGGTAACTCCATAGATTCGTAGTATTCTTCACGAATCGCAGAcgaacagagcttgaagacgacgactcaggtttgaagttttcgcagaagtgtcaaatctcgctaagttccccttcttttatgtcaacgtcaagAAATTTTAGGCCGTCCactaaaaaacgacatcgcgcACCAGCCGTACATGTGTCCCACGTTTACACTTAccctccggattaaccgaggcgtcgcctcggttacaaaatccgtAATTACTCGCATTTATGACGAGAAGACGGGCAGGCTGCGAAGGCACGCCTCTAGACGCTAACCCTTTAGAAGTCGGCCACGTGTCAACCActatcagacgaagcgtctaatggaagtaaccacttgggaaaaGACCACCAATCGTcggaagtctccgctaagcgaaaccccgctagcggaacttctcccttgtaacctcccaagtgacgaagtctccgctgagcgaaacctcgCTAGTggagcttctcccttgtcaccttccaagtgacgaagtctccgctaagcgaaaccccGCTAGTGGAACCTCTCCCTTGTAAcctcccaagtgacgaagtctccgctgagcgaaaccccgctagtggagcttctcccttgtcaccttccaagtgacgaagtctccgctaagcgaaaccccgctagcggaacctCTCCCTTGTAACCTCCcacgtgacgaagtctccgctgagcgaaactcatctagcggaacttctcccttgtcaccttccaagtgacgaagtctccgctaagcgaaaccccgctagcggaacttctcccttgtaaCCTCCCAtatgacgaagtctccgctgagcgaaaccccgctagtggagcttctcccttgtcaccttccaagtgacgaagtctccgctaagcgaaaccccgctagcggaacttctcccttgtaaCCTCCCAAGTGacaaagtctccgctaagcgaacctccgctagcggaacttttcccttgtcagCGTCCatgtgacgaagtctccgctaagcgaagccccgctagcggaacttctccatggTCACCCTGCAAGTAAGGCAGCTTCCGTTACACaacacaccgctagcggaactccctttccatcttgcaaattGCGTACTTTGCTGAGCACAAAACTGTTCACTAAGATACCGAACGCTGCTACCTGCTCACTACCAGCGGGGGGATTTCCGCCAGCGGCGGCtcccgaggcaacgcctcattcTAACGACGGCCGCCACGCGGCGTCACTCTTAGATTACGTCCCTTCGGGACGcagggacttgtcaacagtctacgacggccctgatcaggcacgttgacccccgtcacttgggtaccaaagattgggctcgctatccaacaccctctgctccgcgcagctcccctcaacaaataatttaccgaccatccagaggtctatcttagccggggagtgggggactccatGGGGGGGGcttagcaggggcccacccgaaagggtataaagcgttcgctcagtaaatccatggttgacaacacactgacgctaattatgctgttgcaagtctagcggaggtaacgcttcaaaccgctgtgcaactccccaaccaagattgccctccttgactggggacttgggggacttgtacatacatatacatttgcaagcataattagctataatgagccacgctcatagtACCGCCAGCGGTACTGACTCctgccaaaggagtgacctacagAAACACAGCCAGgtgggctaccgcctgagccccggattgcccccagatcaccgctgacgcgccgccacgcgccacgtcaaaatagcatcagaagctctagATGCTGGGAAtcgaagcacatcagtcccacatcgaaaacaaggaaaagagcaggtctctcctcacctataaaaggttctctcctctctcctcattaattacgcatttactactcatttattattatgATGTccatatgcattgactgacttaggcatcggagaagagaagaccgcccagcgcggtctccctctgacgccctgtctaccatttggcagctagcgaagatcaccaagtcctcagagtagcggtccgcccactggacctgcgttaaacgaaggttcggctaccgccgaactttgagcattaacacgcCCGCCAACCGCTGATGAGAGGGCTTCTATTCTGCCAGCGGGGTACACTGCCGTTCATGAGGCCATCTTCCGCCAAGGTGTCACCTTTTCGCTACTCCCCAACctccgacgtttaggattaagtcggagttccaaccaatccgaggttgtcgccAGTCTCCGCTGACCAAACCTGGCGGTTTTGCTTGTGATatgcctttgtttttttttttttaatcattgcTTGTCTGTGTGCAGCGGGCTTGCGCTTCAACCTAACGCGCGTGGAACAGTGCCGCATGGCAAGGATTAAAGGTAAAAGCAGAACCGCAATCTTCTCGACCTCCGCCTGCTCACTGgttgggagctgttggtcgaccTACAGTTGACGGGCGCCCTTGGTAAGTAACTCCCTCTGACTTGTGCCTTTGCCCAATTTGTCCTAGGCTGACTATGATTGTGCTTGTTTAGATACACCGCCGGGTAACAAAGCAAGCCGTGACGCGTTCGACAAGGCCATGGACAGAGCAGAAATTTAGAACTTCCTAGAGGGCATGTATGTCACTGGACTGGCAGCCCAGCAAACCATCGTCGACCCACAAACTCTGGCGGTGAGTGAGTCAGAGACTTCGGTGGTGATGCCAATGTCTCATCACTCACATCTCGCTCCCGTTGGCCAGATCATGGCGTCGGTCGAGGGTGGCGACGGGCAAGGGGCTGCCGGAGGGAGCAAGGCCGCTACCGCTCCTGTGCAGCCGAAGGAGAGGGCGCCTGCCGATCGGCGTAGGCCCCAAAAGGAGAGGGTGGTGCCCACGAAAGAACCAGTTTCTATTGCGGGGTTGGAGCCGCATGAAAAATCGAGGCCTGTCGCCGCTGGTGCTACACGGGCGGTTCTTCAGAGGAAGCGGCGGCAGAATGACGCCGATGAGGAGGATGAGGGCGCTGATACGGAGACTATCGGGGCCCGCCATCAGAAGAAGGCCAAGCAAGCTTCGCAGCCGGTGACTGTGGCTGTGGTTGGGGAGGTGCCGCAGGGCGGTCTAGACTCATTCTCTGCCTATGCAGAGTTTCTGACTTATCCCGAGTGGGAATTTCTGTTCCATCTCTACGAGCGGCTCGGGTtcggctagggtttggcggaTTGGATGGGACCGTCCGCTCGACTACTGTTCAACAATCGCCATTCAGCTCGGCATTCGGGCACCTGTCTGTTGGGCTACATGAgctgttcctggcggcgtcgaccTAGCCTCGGGTTGAGCGGCAGTTGAGGGAGGAGATcaaaggtctccagagggagttggtgGAGGCCAAGGATAAGCAGGCGGATGTCGAGCGACGGCTGTCCAAGGTAGAGTGTGACGCGCTggatgcccgcggcaagctgaaCGTCGCCATTGAGCGGGACCTCGAGCGGAACGACCATGtgtccaagctggagcaagacatagcTCTGCTGCAGGAGAAGCTGGCAGCCAAGGTTAAGCGGGCGGATATCCTCTAGCGGGAGTCTGCCACTCAGTCTGCGGAGGTGAAGAGGTTGGAGGGCGAGGTTGCCCGGCTGGAGGCTGAGAGTAGCCGCGCAAAGGTCGCCGCCGTGGAATAGTTCAAGCGgtctgtgagccccggaaattTTTAAGGAGCTAAAGTTTCATTGTTCCAGATTTGATCTGTAGTCTCGGAAATTTCTAAGGACCTTTGGGAATATTTTCTAAATTCTTCTTGAGGTGAAGCTTTCGATTTAAAGGTTTGATATTAAAGTACGcttcacgacgagttcgtgataattttctggaaattttttttttggatatggGAGCTATTTATttagaaaattagaaaattattaaaggaaaaggaaaatgttCCAATGCAATCTTGGCCGTCTGTGTCTTATTTGTTTAATAAGAGCTATTGAAAATCATTCAAGGAaggaccatatatatatatagcctagACTAGATCGACAATTTGAAGAAGTAGAAGGCCAGAGCTCTCGACCCGTTTACACGACCTGACGAACTGCGTAGTGATCGACCGGAACCTCTCCATTCGGCGACGATAGGGCGGCTCACCGGTACCGTTCGGTTCGTCTTGACGACGCCGACGTGCCTCTTGTCACGGATCGTCCATGCAAGGAGCGAGGAGAGAAAATCGAGGCTCAAAAGTTTCTAACTTTCTGGCGGTCCGCAGCATTTTCCGGCGATCGTTTGTCGTGCATGAGGTATGAAGTGTGACCTGCTCTTCGAGCTCTACATGTCCGTATAATTAGTTTTCGATTTCGGTTGGGTATTGACGGATTGATGATTTGTGTTTTTCGGTGTCGTCGGAGTTCACTGTTCACGGCGGCTTTCTTGTGTTTTTGGGTTCATTCCCGACAACAATTCTCGTCCTAGAACTGGAATTGGAGCTCGGTTATGTTCGATTCATGGAACGGTTTGGTTGGAGAGCTCGCTGGCGTTCGCTGCTGGGAATTCCAGTAGATAACAAGGTGAGCTATTTCTTCATGGAGAATTGAAATCAGTTTTGTGTTCAAGTCTTCTGCCTGAAATTATTGGAATGGAAGTTAGTTAATTGAAGTGCTATGTATTGGTTTGTAATGTGCCGGGTAAAATTGTGGAGGAGTGAGCAAAGGAAGGGTTTTTCCCAGCTACTGTGTTCTTCGTCAAAGGAGTGAACCCCATCTGTTTTAGTCTTGTTTGGAGTCGAGGTTAGTTGGGCTCTCCTTTGATGATATTGAAACATGAAAATTTGGTTAATCACCTGATGATTAGAACTTGGTTAAAATGATTTTTGTTTGTCTCTGTCAAGTTCATGAGTGGAAGGCCGAAGAAGGGACTTTGTGGAGCTGGACCAAACTTGGGTGTGGAACTCTAGAATGAGAGTGGTTACTATGATTTTCACCGAAGGTAATgatatgaaaatagataagaattgctgtgatatatatatatatgtagatacaTATCGGAGAGTCTTCAGTACACGGCCGTTTATGTGCTGGACACGTGATGTCCAAATTGATGGACGGCGTTAGTGAATAGGGGTTAGTGCGCGGAAGACCAAAAACTGGGAACGCAGTAGATCAAAGTTTTACCATaaccaaatgttcctccataCCTTCGAATCGAATTCGATCtggaccctctctctctccaggaACAACAGTCATTCGCTTCCTCCAGAATCCTCAAGAGCTCTCCACTTCTCGCGCATCAACCCTCTTCTCGGCTCTCTCCTCCCCAACTTCATCATTGTCAGCGGAGTTCCCAACTCCGATTCGTGGCAGCTCGGTCCTCCTCTCCCTCTCGGTAACCCCGACAACCCCAATATCATAGAAAGGTTCCAAGTTCCTGGTCCTGGCGTTAATTTGGTATTCAATTTTACGATTTAATTCGAAATTGGGTGTTTCGATCATTTATGTGTTTTCAAATTTTCAGTTGGATCCGGACAACTACGACATAGTAGTGGGGATAACAACGGTGGCTCGTAGCCTTGAATGGTGCGGTGACGGTCATCGAGCTTCTGCAGCAGccttttaaggaagaatttggaGATGAATATCAGGTCAGCTTTTAGTCATTGTCTACTATTACAACCTGAGTAGCCTACATACTATTTGATTCGTTGGCTAATGTGGAGATGAATTGAATtggcatctttttttttattccagATCTTCAGAGTATCATGGACCATGATGAATTAGCAATATTGTTTGTCTGGGAGTTATACACCATTGTAATAAAATAACACCATAGGATACAACACTCAAATATACAATTTCATAACACTTGAAAAAAATGCAGTTCCCTATCTTTCTTGTTCAACAATGAAACATTACACTTGCAGAAAAAACTAAATGGATGTGGAAGTATAAATTTGTTGATCAATCTAATTTTCCTGCGACTTCTACATTTATAGCTCGGTATGACTTGGTCATTGCTCAAGGTTAATGCTTCTAGTCCATTTAGTCTGTTTTCTGTCAAGTATGGTCCATGTTTTTCTTCTCAGAAAGTTGACATCCATACAGTATCATGCTCATAACTTAAACAAAATTTAGAATATTGTATAGGTCAGTTGGAGCTTTGTATTTGCAGCAGTGACTGACCATAACTTCTACAAAATTTTGCACATGTATCTGATGCGCTGTAGTGTTAGATAATCTAATAGGAAAACACTGACCTTGAGGACTTGGTGTCAATTTATGCTCTTACAGAATCTGCCCACTTGTTGTcattaattatgaatttgttTACCTCATTCAATGGGTGTATCTTTCTGACACAGGAAAATGGTTACTCCTGAGGCAAAGGTTAAATGTAGAAGGTTGATGCCGGATAATCTGGTACGTTTAATAATTGAAGTTGATGCCGGATAATTAGACTTGCGTATGTTTTGATCTGTTTAGTGGATGACTCATGACTGCAGCTTAAACTGATTTTGTGCAGGTTAAATTTGGTGATTCAGTCCTTAGGCATGAGTTTAAAGTGAACGTTGGTGGGAAGTTCCCATAATGTGGCAGAACAGGGTGGGCTGACTATACGAGCTGGCTGCAATCCGAAAGATTTCAAAGAAACAGTTTTAGGTTTGTCAAATGCAAAGCCAAATGCAATTGATGAAATGGGATTTGGCCCAGTGCAGAGGCTAGGGTGCACCAAACTTAACCGTGAGATATGCCAAATATTGTAAAGTTTAAGTTCTTGATTACAAGCTCAATCCTAGTATAGAAATCTTGTATGTACTGTGAATTTTTGTATAAAATGGGAATCCTGTTGTTGATGAATTCCTTGTATGGAAATAGAAATTGTGTATCAGTTGCTTGTATCCTGTATAAATTACTTCCTTGCATAGAGATCCTGTATAAATGGAACCCTTATATAGAATTTAATAGTTTGACCATAGTTCATAGTTGAACTGGCACACCAAAACAGAGTGAGCTATATGCTATTCGATCAGGACTTGGTCTCCTGCAGTCTCTACAGTTACAACATGTTATTGAAAATGATTGTATTGACGCAATTGCTGAAGACTCATGCTTAGACCATAGTCTCCTTGCAAATGGAGGTCTGATAGATGACATCAAATGTGCCATGGCATTAATTCCTTGAGTGCAGCCTTGCTATGCACCTCGTTTGTGCAAAATGTGCTGGCATAGGCTTTGAAGCCAATCATAATTCGGTGTGGCTAGACCAGACTCCAGAATGTATTCTTGATGTTATCAATTATGATTGTAACCACCTCACTTGAGGTTCTATCTAATGAAATTTCtttcttgattcaaaaaaaatagtTTAACTTGCACTCTTGCAGATAATATGTAAAGCATTTGTTGGTAAGAACATCATTTGTAGTACATGTTAAATATAAACATTGTCCATAAAGGAAAGCTGTTTTTTAGTCCACAAAAGTTACAAGAGGAGTTCCAACCAGTCACATTGGTTACACTCATCTAGAGGCAGCATCTTGTTACCCATGGTTCCTTGTTCAgctccaactccaacaacttctgTGCTCTTACCCAGCACAAGAATAACCTGATCATATACACAGAAGCACGAATGATAAGActgaaaataaaacatttcaTACCTCAAGGCATACAAGAAAACAGAGAGTCTGCAACAATTCTATACAAGTTTCCTCAAGGTCTTCTATAAAATGACAACATCATGTATTAGTTTCTTATAGCTCGTTTGTATAGGAAGATCAGAATTTTCAGAATACAAATATGGTAGACCAGTAATCAGGCATTACCCAAAGGTTCACTAGAATAGACCAACCAAACCAAAATTGGCCTAGCATTATAGACCAAAACCAATCAAACCAACCCTAACCATGCTAGAAATTTATGCAGTATATCAGGAATTAAAAGTATAAATTAGAGATTTATCATTAAGATACCTAATGAATAATCTGAAAAGCTGTGAACTAGAAATGCTTATGGAGACCCTTGAGCATAACAATTATACTGCCATCTCAGGCTCCATAAAAACTTGCTTGACAACCGAAAATGAAAGTTAGCCAACAGATAATCCATCTAATATATGTAAAAATATAACATACTGTCAATGGAAATATGTAAAATTAAACAGTCATATGACTAAGAAGACAAACCTAAATGCACCATGGGAAAATTTTACAGTATTCCATAGCTACAAATTCAGTGCATCCTCAGATCGCTTGACAGCTGCAAGGAATTGATAGCTGAGTCaggacatgaaaaaaaaaaaaaaaactatttctAGCAAGCTTTGACAACAGAACAACAATATAGTTCATATTACAAATAGGGATATTCATAAACACATTGAGCTTCTCCCAACCTACTACAAAATCCCTCTATAATATCTTATACTCTTCAGATAGCTTTATCAAAATCAGACATTCAAAATTCATAGACACAACTGATATACACCATTTCAGGTTAttagaagaaaagagaagctCAAACCTTACTCTTCGATACTTCCAGCTACACTCTTGCCAAGTGCAATAACTACTTTCTTCGAGATAACTTCAGTTTTCCACGGCCTTAgatcacaaaaagaaaaaagaaataaaatataaatgatCTAAAACCACCCACCTAGATTGAACAAGATCCAATTATACAAaacagcaacaaaaaaaaaatcaatttgagTTCAACAAAAACTGATAGTCAGATTGAATACCGGAAGTCCTTGAAGTTTAACTGTATTGAATCGAGCACAAGAAGAGGAAGTTTCTGCTGTGTGCAGGAATCGAGGGCGATTGCTTCGTCTGTGATTGAGAGATGAGAGTATGGATTAGAAGGGGTAACGGATTTGGATCACGGTGGTGACTGGTGAGGGTTTTGTTTGCGATTGGGATGGGCGTCTAGGTCTAGGTCGGGAAGAACTAGGGGTGGCCaaacgaaaccgaaaaccgaaaaaaaccgcaccgaaaaccgaactgtagccgaaaaaaaccgaaccgaaatatTGTGAAATTTTATGACCACGGtttaccaatccgatcgggttcgaaactattgtgaaattttctaaattttttaccacacgcataatttattgtaatcatcgcatccaacggtcagttttttttattttctttgaatttatagaggtttctctttggagtgtatgatatataaatataggtttataagagtaactaagtttgacctagttgatcgaatttgaaacgagaaccaaattggccggattttttacaaccaccataaaacattacaatctttccatcgagtggttggtttctccaaattcatttttctcttcatggttgctttagaatgaacctcaatcatttaaatacaatatataagtcatactactttaggagacaaattggtataggccaatgtattggtaattaaaattgaaatttttatcttatgtcaacgcacatccatcaatgaaatatttacaaacatgatgtaaaaaaataagcacgtttcgcggtcgtcacttcattggtcaaccaagaaaacatacaagtgactacggttgaccaatccgatcgggttcgaaactattgtgaaatttgttAAATTtgtaaccacacgcataatttattgcaataatcgcatccaacggtcggttttttttattttctttgaatttatagaggtttctctttggagtgtatgatatataaatataggtttataagagtaactaagtttgacctagttgatcgaattcgaaacgagaaccaaattggccggattttttacaaccaccataaaaccttacaatctctccatcgagtggttgatttctccaaattcatttttctcttcatggttgctttagaataaACCTCAATCatttaaatacaatatataa encodes the following:
- the LOC133727388 gene encoding uncharacterized protein LOC133727388 translates to MFLHTFESNSIWTLSLSRNNSHSLPPESSRALHFSRINPLLGSLLPNFIIVSGVPNSDSWQLGPPLPLGNPDNPNIIERKMVTPEAKVKCRRLMPDNLVKFGDSVLRHEFKVNVGGKFP